The Streptomyces sp. HSG2 genome has a segment encoding these proteins:
- a CDS encoding transposase, with protein MRNRSRQEALLSPFYAVEAAGYNSSGGACDCLVHRFGNAADQPDRVRAYGTDLTDAQWQEIRPLLPVPAWLEGRGGRPESYCHRVMLDAVFYVVDNGIKWRSLPVDFPRLGPGLRVLAALAPMRADR; from the coding sequence GTGAGAAACCGATCACGCCAGGAGGCCCTGTTGTCACCGTTCTACGCGGTCGAGGCTGCCGGTTACAACTCGTCCGGCGGGGCGTGCGATTGCCTCGTTCACCGGTTCGGGAACGCGGCCGACCAGCCCGACCGGGTCCGGGCCTATGGCACGGACCTGACGGATGCCCAGTGGCAGGAGATCCGGCCGCTGCTGCCGGTCCCGGCATGGCTGGAGGGCCGGGGCGGCAGGCCGGAGAGCTACTGCCACCGCGTGATGTTGGACGCGGTCTTCTACGTTGTCGACAACGGCATCAAGTGGCGCAGCCTGCCGGTCGACTTCCCCCGCCTGGGACCGGGTCTACGCGTTCTGGCGGCGCTGGCGCCGATGCGGGCTGATCGGTGA
- a CDS encoding IS5 family transposase has protein sequence MSMRKPYPSDLTDEQWELVEPVITAWKARHPSVSGHQGKYAMREIVNAILYQNRTGCQWEFLPHDMPPPGAVKYYFYLWRDEGTDQDIHDLLRWHLREKRKRLADPSLVILDTQSIHAAVGVPATTTGKDAAKRVPGRKRCLAVDVLGLVVDCVVLPASAHENTAGIALLDGVAGQCDTVAKALVDQGFKKKVVDHGKNVGIDVEIVERNPAGKGFVVQAKRWIVEQTNGILMFYRRLVRDYEHRPASSRSRVFWAMTSVMSRRLTGATLASWRTT, from the coding sequence ATGAGCATGCGCAAGCCGTACCCGAGTGATCTCACCGATGAGCAGTGGGAGCTCGTCGAACCCGTGATCACGGCGTGGAAGGCCCGGCATCCGTCGGTCAGCGGGCATCAGGGGAAGTACGCGATGCGGGAGATCGTGAACGCCATCCTCTACCAGAATCGCACGGGGTGTCAGTGGGAGTTCCTGCCCCACGACATGCCCCCGCCCGGAGCGGTGAAGTACTACTTCTACCTCTGGCGCGACGAGGGCACCGACCAGGACATTCACGACCTGCTGCGCTGGCATCTGCGAGAGAAGCGGAAACGATTAGCCGACCCGAGCCTGGTGATCCTGGACACGCAGAGCATCCACGCCGCAGTCGGCGTCCCGGCCACGACGACCGGCAAGGACGCCGCGAAAAGGGTGCCGGGGAGGAAGAGATGCCTGGCCGTGGACGTACTGGGCCTGGTCGTGGACTGCGTCGTCCTGCCCGCCTCCGCGCACGAGAACACCGCCGGCATCGCCCTGCTGGACGGTGTCGCCGGGCAGTGCGACACCGTGGCCAAAGCCCTGGTCGACCAGGGCTTCAAGAAGAAGGTCGTCGATCACGGCAAGAACGTGGGCATCGACGTCGAGATCGTCGAGCGCAACCCGGCCGGCAAGGGCTTCGTCGTGCAGGCCAAGCGGTGGATCGTGGAGCAGACGAACGGGATCCTGATGTTCTACCGCCGTCTCGTACGCGACTACGAACACCGGCCCGCCTCCTCCCGATCCCGCGTCTTCTGGGCGATGACCTCCGTGATGAGCCGCCGACTCACCGGAGCCACCCTCGCTTCCTGGAGGACCACGTGA
- a CDS encoding cold-shock protein yields the protein MSERENGTVKWFNEAKGYGFITPDSGPPDLFVHFRAIRSGGFRFLKEGENVTFERVQGQKGEQADRVCVPD from the coding sequence GTGTCCGAGCGGGAGAACGGCACCGTGAAGTGGTTCAACGAGGCGAAGGGCTACGGCTTCATTACGCCGGATTCGGGGCCACCCGATCTCTTCGTTCACTTCCGTGCCATTCGGTCCGGTGGCTTCAGGTTTCTCAAAGAGGGCGAGAACGTCACCTTCGAGCGGGTCCAAGGACAAAAGGGCGAGCAAGCAGACAGGGTCTGCGTCCCGGATTGA
- a CDS encoding alpha/beta hydrolase-fold protein translates to MHSPTDFTLTVTTKQLSGQHKIRVLLPAGYDTAPERRWPVTYFLHGGGGTVDDVTAAPALHSESMITVVPDGGLKGWYADWQMQNTAEGAANWETFHLTQVVPFIDANLRTHTDRDHRAVIGLSMGGYGSLHYAEARPDLFGHVAALSGGIDFGMPQVRAAVLATELNLTGAWCAVSSSSSTSGSGQCTGYGPYVDSDAVFGSPYPVFNADRVWKAVDPAAPANLAKLSRTGITLYTGNNDVIDVHTAAASQTVKARLDQLGIPSRLVNYGNGASLAPGCNGGHNYGCWAPAFADYVPRLEAAFAAAG, encoded by the coding sequence GTGCACAGCCCCACCGACTTCACGCTCACCGTCACCACGAAGCAGCTCTCGGGGCAGCACAAGATCCGAGTTCTCCTTCCCGCCGGGTACGACACCGCCCCCGAACGGCGTTGGCCGGTCACCTACTTCCTGCACGGCGGCGGCGGCACCGTCGACGACGTCACGGCCGCCCCGGCACTCCACTCCGAGTCGATGATCACCGTGGTGCCGGACGGCGGGCTGAAAGGCTGGTACGCCGACTGGCAGATGCAGAACACCGCCGAAGGCGCCGCGAACTGGGAGACCTTCCACCTCACCCAGGTCGTCCCGTTCATCGACGCCAACCTTCGTACCCACACCGACCGGGACCACCGGGCGGTCATCGGACTGTCCATGGGCGGCTACGGCTCCCTCCACTACGCCGAGGCCCGCCCCGACCTGTTCGGTCACGTCGCCGCGCTCTCCGGAGGAATCGACTTCGGCATGCCCCAGGTCCGCGCCGCCGTCCTGGCCACCGAGCTCAACCTCACCGGCGCTTGGTGCGCCGTGAGCAGTTCTTCCAGCACGTCCGGCTCCGGCCAGTGCACCGGCTACGGTCCCTACGTCGACAGCGACGCCGTCTTCGGCTCCCCGTACCCGGTCTTCAACGCCGACCGCGTGTGGAAGGCCGTGGACCCGGCCGCGCCTGCCAACCTCGCCAAGCTGTCCCGCACCGGCATCACCCTCTACACCGGCAACAACGATGTCATCGACGTCCACACCGCGGCGGCCTCCCAGACCGTCAAGGCCCGCCTCGACCAGCTCGGCATCCCCAGCCGCCTCGTGAATTACGGCAACGGCGCCTCATTGGCCCCGGGCTGCAACGGCGGCCACAACTACGGTTGCTGGGCCCCGGCATTCGCCGACTACGTTCCGCGCCTCGAAGCCGCCTTCGCCGCGGCGGGCTGA